The Persephonella sp. IF05-L8 genome contains a region encoding:
- a CDS encoding DUF6394 family protein has product MINWGKVWSDFFIFLALTSNVGFIFSHDPYQLVIAIGVNLLATVLKFGAKKILAAELLATALVADLHLIPATILYFTGTHVPLAIGLAIGAAVANVISIVMLVIEIIFEYRKEEED; this is encoded by the coding sequence ATGATTAACTGGGGAAAAGTATGGTCAGACTTTTTTATATTCCTTGCTCTTACCAGTAATGTTGGTTTTATATTCAGTCATGACCCGTATCAGCTTGTTATTGCAATAGGTGTTAACCTACTGGCAACAGTTCTTAAATTTGGAGCTAAAAAGATACTTGCAGCAGAGCTGCTGGCAACTGCCCTGGTTGCAGACCTACATCTTATACCTGCAACTATTCTTTATTTCACAGGAACTCATGTTCCACTGGCTATTGGGCTTGCAATAGGTGCTGCTGTAGCCAATGTGATTTCTATAGTTATGCTTGTAATAGAAATTATCTTTGAGTATAGGAAAGAAGAAGAGGATTAG
- the ybgF gene encoding tol-pal system protein YbgF, translated as MKKYLILLPAAVVIISGCANKEEIDTLQRELIEIRQEVAQLKEKQSKMENDVSNLSRRVDEVSKVASQNAIEIQKMKTFEKPTGVPIENIPAEGEEKVKLPQTPDELYKYGLDNYYKGKIKEAREAFQEFVKKYKNSELYDNALFWVGQTYYIEGKYEEAIKRFDQIIKGCETGEIKDCNKLPAAMLKKGFSLEKLGEIDKAIELYRQIIQKFPDTEEAELARKKLEVVQ; from the coding sequence ATGAAAAAATATTTGATTTTGCTGCCTGCTGCAGTTGTAATTATTTCAGGATGCGCAAATAAAGAAGAGATAGACACTCTCCAAAGGGAGCTAATAGAAATAAGGCAGGAAGTGGCTCAATTAAAAGAAAAACAGTCAAAGATGGAAAATGATGTTTCTAATCTTTCCAGAAGAGTAGATGAGGTTTCTAAAGTGGCATCTCAAAATGCCATAGAAATCCAGAAAATGAAAACATTTGAAAAGCCAACAGGTGTTCCTATTGAAAATATTCCAGCAGAAGGTGAGGAAAAGGTAAAACTGCCACAAACCCCAGATGAGTTATATAAATATGGACTTGATAATTATTACAAAGGGAAAATAAAAGAAGCCAGAGAGGCATTTCAGGAATTTGTTAAAAAATATAAAAATTCAGAACTTTATGATAATGCGCTTTTTTGGGTTGGTCAGACTTACTATATAGAAGGGAAGTATGAAGAGGCTATTAAAAGATTTGACCAGATAATCAAAGGATGTGAAACTGGAGAAATAAAAGATTGTAATAAACTTCCTGCAGCAATGCTCAAGAAAGGATTTTCCCTTGAAAAATTAGGAGAGATAGACAAAGCTATTGAGCTTTATAGACAGATTATTCAAAAATTCCCAGACACAGAGGAAGCAGAACTGGCACGTAAAAAATTAGAGGTAGTTCAATAA
- the rimO gene encoding 30S ribosomal protein S12 methylthiotransferase RimO, translating to MKIGVISLGCPKNLVDTELVLGKLNASKVEITPDLEEADVILINTCGFIDAAKEESINTILEVAQLKEKGNKKLVVTGCLVERYKNELEKEIPEVDMFIDLKEELLIPEKLGLKPEKNIDLYQNRVITTPPHTAYLKISEGCDHTCAFCAIPSIRGKHRSRSIESIVNEAKALADRGVKELNIVSQDTSFYGIDLYGKPMLWELILQLEKIENIKWIRLYYLYPTTVNEEFFKRMADSEKVVKYLEMPIQHTEDKILKDMMRGYRKNRIEKILEWKEKYIPEAAIRTAVIVGFPTETEKDFENMKRFIQEAKFDWLGVFTYSHEEGTPAYKQFKDIVPEEEKIRRKNEINLVQEKITEEKNRQFIGKEIEVLIDGFSEEWETLPVGRTYRSAFDIDGITYIETTEPVKPGEFVRVKIKDVVDVVDTVGEVID from the coding sequence TTGAAAATAGGAGTAATCAGTCTTGGCTGTCCTAAAAACCTGGTTGATACGGAGCTTGTTTTAGGTAAGCTAAATGCATCTAAAGTTGAAATAACACCTGATTTAGAAGAAGCAGATGTAATTCTTATAAATACCTGTGGATTTATAGATGCTGCTAAGGAAGAATCTATAAACACAATTCTTGAAGTGGCACAGCTAAAGGAAAAAGGAAACAAAAAATTAGTAGTTACAGGCTGCCTTGTGGAAAGATATAAAAATGAGCTGGAAAAGGAAATTCCTGAAGTTGATATGTTTATAGACCTTAAAGAAGAATTACTTATACCTGAAAAATTAGGATTAAAACCTGAGAAAAATATAGACCTTTACCAAAACAGAGTTATAACCACTCCACCCCACACAGCCTATCTGAAAATATCGGAAGGATGTGACCATACATGTGCTTTCTGTGCAATTCCTTCAATAAGGGGAAAACATAGAAGCCGTTCAATAGAGAGTATAGTTAATGAAGCCAAGGCTTTAGCAGATAGAGGAGTAAAAGAGCTTAATATCGTGTCCCAGGATACAAGTTTCTACGGTATTGACCTGTATGGAAAACCAATGTTATGGGAGCTTATATTACAACTTGAAAAAATAGAAAATATAAAGTGGATAAGGCTTTATTATCTATATCCTACAACGGTAAATGAAGAGTTTTTCAAAAGAATGGCTGACAGTGAGAAAGTTGTTAAATATCTTGAAATGCCTATCCAGCATACAGAGGACAAAATCCTGAAAGACATGATGAGAGGATACAGAAAAAACAGAATAGAAAAAATCCTTGAATGGAAGGAAAAATATATACCAGAAGCAGCCATACGAACTGCTGTTATAGTTGGATTTCCAACAGAAACAGAAAAAGATTTTGAAAATATGAAAAGATTTATACAGGAAGCTAAATTTGACTGGCTTGGGGTCTTCACATATTCACATGAAGAGGGAACGCCTGCTTATAAACAATTTAAGGATATAGTTCCTGAAGAAGAAAAAATAAGAAGAAAAAATGAGATAAATCTTGTGCAGGAAAAAATAACAGAAGAAAAAAATAGACAGTTTATCGGAAAAGAGATAGAAGTTCTTATTGACGGATTTTCTGAAGAATGGGAAACCCTTCCTGTAGGTAGAACCTACAGGTCAGCATTTGATATTGATGGAATTACATATATTGAAACCACAGAGCCTGTAAAACCAGGAGAGTTTGTGAGAGTAAAAATAAAGGATGTTGTGGATGTTGTTGATACTGTAGGAGAGGTTATAGATTGA
- a CDS encoding DUF2905 domain-containing protein gives MEGIGKTLIIIGLFIVVLGLIIMFFEKLPFGLGKLPGDIYIKRDNFVFYFPITTSILISVVLSLIFILLSKISR, from the coding sequence ATGGAAGGTATAGGAAAGACACTTATTATTATAGGGCTTTTTATAGTTGTTTTAGGTCTAATCATTATGTTTTTTGAAAAACTGCCCTTTGGACTTGGGAAGCTACCAGGGGATATTTATATAAAACGGGATAATTTTGTGTTTTACTTCCCGATTACCACATCAATTTTAATCAGCGTTGTTTTATCCCTAATATTCATACTACTATCTAAAATATCACGATGA
- the mqnC gene encoding cyclic dehypoxanthinyl futalosine synthase, protein MATISYRIDEIFEKVLNKERISEEDALLLLKEADLLTLGRLANYIRKEKHPDDIVTFVVDRNVNYTNVCVAGCKFCAFQTKRNAPDAYTLDLDEIFAKIQELVDWGGTTLLMQGGLNPDLRLNFYVEMFSRIKEKFPQIQVHSLSAAEILYISKLEKMTTKEVLKILHEAGLDSLPGGGAEILSDEIRQQISYGKVSAKQWLQVHREAHELGMKTTATMMFGHIEKPEHIIEHLSHIRKLQDKSLKNHKGYFTAFIPWTFQKGGTQLDHIDTATTVFYLKVLAVSRIYLDNFENIQSSHVTQTMKVGAVGLHFGANDLGSTMIEENVVASTGWKVAAPRPEKMADIIKKAGFKPAQRDTYYNIVKYF, encoded by the coding sequence ATGGCTACAATATCTTATCGGATAGATGAAATTTTTGAAAAAGTTTTAAATAAAGAAAGAATTTCGGAGGAAGATGCTCTTCTTCTTCTAAAAGAAGCAGATTTACTCACTCTGGGAAGACTGGCAAACTATATTCGTAAAGAAAAACATCCTGATGATATTGTCACATTTGTTGTTGATAGAAATGTCAACTATACCAATGTATGTGTTGCAGGCTGTAAATTCTGTGCATTCCAGACAAAAAGAAACGCTCCTGATGCCTATACTCTGGACTTGGATGAGATTTTTGCAAAGATACAGGAGCTTGTGGACTGGGGAGGGACGACCCTATTAATGCAAGGTGGACTTAACCCTGATTTAAGGCTGAATTTTTATGTGGAAATGTTCAGCAGAATTAAAGAAAAATTCCCACAAATACAGGTTCATTCCTTATCTGCAGCTGAGATTTTATATATCTCAAAACTTGAAAAGATGACCACAAAAGAAGTCTTAAAAATTTTACATGAAGCTGGTCTTGATAGCCTCCCTGGAGGTGGTGCAGAAATACTTTCTGATGAAATAAGACAGCAGATATCATACGGCAAAGTATCTGCAAAACAGTGGCTTCAGGTTCACAGAGAAGCCCATGAACTTGGAATGAAAACCACAGCAACAATGATGTTCGGACATATAGAGAAACCTGAGCATATAATTGAGCATTTAAGCCATATAAGAAAACTACAGGATAAATCTTTGAAAAACCACAAAGGTTATTTCACAGCATTCATACCCTGGACGTTCCAGAAAGGTGGAACACAGCTTGACCATATAGACACAGCTACTACAGTTTTTTATTTAAAAGTTCTGGCAGTTTCAAGAATATATCTGGATAATTTTGAGAATATCCAGTCATCACATGTAACCCAGACAATGAAAGTAGGAGCTGTAGGTCTACACTTTGGTGCAAATGATTTAGGTAGTACTATGATAGAAGAAAATGTGGTGGCCTCTACCGGATGGAAAGTTGCAGCACCGAGACCTGAAAAAATGGCAGATATAATAAAAAAAGCCGGTTTCAAACCTGCTCAGAGGGACACTTATTACAACATTGTTAAATATTTCTAA
- a CDS encoding phosphatidate cytidylyltransferase: protein MGDLAVRTISGIVLAAIAIAAVLYLPVWAFKMAISVIALIGTWEVFHLLSKKYSELNPVEAAVVGFLSSITLLFVSVYLSLFIIFLYGFYVANKVYKLETLGVSITGFIYAVFFISSIAMLHQENRYLIFVLFATVWAGDTMAYFVGKAIGKHKLAPRLSPKKTWEGAIGSFIGSVVAGGLVAYFFGLIGFIIPVVLTAIFMQIGDLFESFIKRQVGEKDSSHLIPGHGGILDRIDALIFASVVFVSYIEIVRNI, encoded by the coding sequence ATGGGTGATTTAGCTGTAAGAACCATATCCGGTATAGTTCTGGCTGCAATTGCAATTGCAGCCGTTTTATATCTGCCTGTCTGGGCTTTTAAGATGGCTATTTCTGTGATTGCTTTAATTGGCACATGGGAGGTTTTTCATCTTTTATCAAAGAAATATTCTGAATTAAATCCTGTTGAAGCTGCTGTTGTTGGATTTTTATCATCAATTACTTTACTTTTTGTTTCTGTTTATCTGTCCTTATTTATCATTTTCCTTTATGGGTTTTATGTGGCAAATAAGGTCTATAAGCTGGAAACCCTTGGAGTTTCTATAACAGGTTTTATATATGCTGTTTTTTTTATCTCTTCCATAGCAATGCTCCATCAAGAAAACCGATATCTAATATTTGTTCTGTTTGCAACTGTGTGGGCTGGAGATACAATGGCTTATTTTGTGGGAAAAGCTATAGGAAAACATAAACTTGCTCCAAGGCTTTCCCCTAAAAAGACATGGGAAGGGGCTATAGGTAGTTTTATAGGTTCGGTTGTTGCCGGTGGACTGGTAGCTTACTTTTTTGGGTTGATAGGCTTTATTATTCCTGTTGTTCTAACAGCTATTTTTATGCAAATAGGAGACCTTTTTGAAAGTTTTATAAAAAGACAGGTTGGAGAAAAGGATTCATCACATCTTATTCCTGGACATGGGGGGATTTTAGACAGAATAGATGCCCTTATATTTGCTTCTGTTGTCTTTGTTTCTTATATAGAAATTGTTAGAAATATTTAA
- a CDS encoding TrkA family potassium uptake protein — protein MAKKKKKQKPYGNVKPKNYRAIYEEKFYNILFQLRYPLMTVIFFTTLGVLMLMIINNKSDGRSVLNYFFHTVITFSTVGYTEGYDVDPEHLMINRFFATIFIIITIPLVYMYGLVMTVNVFLSSNINEIFRYWRMYRRMEQLKDHYIICRFNGITREVMKNLKRRKIKFVLIEPDPAKEQEIIDFGVEFYVIDEPHKRSVLLGVGIEKAKGLITAFEENTQDISVIVTARLIRPDKDSFYVFATATTEGAAEKMKLLGANEVIVPDVAVGRRLTSFVLHPPSPVLSGFLEKIAYGERTDIDIMEIRVEPNSDLIGKKLKDIHMRQETGATIVAIIREDGKMKIAPSGDTEIKEGDALIVLGHPKALKRAEVFFEEHLQEENKEVKAHD, from the coding sequence ATGGCTAAAAAAAAGAAAAAACAAAAACCTTATGGTAATGTAAAACCTAAAAACTACAGAGCCATATACGAAGAAAAGTTCTACAACATCCTTTTCCAGCTAAGATATCCTTTAATGACTGTTATCTTCTTTACCACCCTGGGCGTATTAATGCTTATGATTATAAACAACAAAAGCGACGGAAGAAGCGTTCTTAATTACTTTTTCCATACAGTAATCACATTCTCTACTGTTGGCTATACAGAGGGATATGATGTTGACCCTGAACATCTTATGATAAATAGATTTTTTGCAACCATCTTTATCATAATCACAATACCCCTTGTTTATATGTATGGTCTTGTTATGACTGTTAATGTATTTTTATCAAGCAATATAAATGAAATCTTTAGATACTGGAGGATGTATAGAAGGATGGAGCAACTAAAAGACCACTATATAATTTGCCGTTTTAATGGAATTACCAGAGAAGTTATGAAAAATCTAAAAAGAAGAAAAATTAAATTTGTCCTGATTGAACCTGACCCTGCAAAAGAGCAAGAGATAATAGATTTTGGTGTTGAATTTTATGTGATTGATGAACCACATAAAAGGTCTGTTCTACTTGGCGTTGGGATAGAGAAAGCTAAAGGATTAATCACTGCCTTTGAGGAAAATACACAGGATATATCAGTTATAGTTACAGCAAGGCTTATTAGACCAGATAAAGATAGTTTTTATGTTTTTGCCACTGCCACAACGGAAGGGGCAGCCGAAAAAATGAAATTGTTGGGAGCCAATGAGGTTATAGTCCCAGATGTAGCTGTAGGAAGGAGATTAACCTCTTTTGTTCTCCATCCACCTTCTCCTGTGCTTTCTGGTTTCCTTGAAAAGATTGCTTATGGAGAAAGAACCGATATTGATATTATGGAAATAAGGGTTGAACCAAATTCTGACCTGATAGGCAAAAAACTCAAAGATATACATATGAGACAGGAAACAGGGGCAACAATAGTGGCAATTATTAGAGAAGATGGAAAAATGAAGATAGCCCCTTCAGGAGATACGGAAATTAAAGAGGGAGACGCTTTAATAGTTTTAGGACATCCTAAGGCTCTTAAAAGGGCTGAAGTTTTCTTTGAAGAACATTTACAAGAAGAAAACAAAGAGGTAAAGGCACATGATTAA
- the queA gene encoding tRNA preQ1(34) S-adenosylmethionine ribosyltransferase-isomerase QueA, which yields MKLSEFDYHLPQELIAKYPVEPRDSCRLMVLDRRNQKIEHRIFRDIVDYLKEGDLLVLNDTKVIPARLIGRKATGAKIEVLLLRPYTDNEWEVLIKNIKRLKPGQEVIFGEDFKAVLLEKYQEGKARVKLIGNNIKGLINKYGHIPLPPYIEREDEEKDKEAYQTVFARKEGAVASPTAGLHFTEELLKKLEEKGIKKAFCTLHVGLGTFRPIQTEDITKHKMHEEYYQIPEETLQAIRETKERGKKVIAVGTTVVRTLETYAQTGKKEGFSDIFIYPPYQFKMVDALITNFHLPKSTLILLVSAFAGKDFIFKAYNEAIKQKYRFFSYGDAMLIL from the coding sequence ATAAAACTATCAGAATTTGATTACCATCTTCCACAAGAGCTTATAGCAAAGTATCCTGTAGAGCCAAGGGATAGCTGCAGACTTATGGTTCTGGACAGGAGAAACCAGAAAATAGAACATCGGATATTCAGGGATATTGTAGATTATCTAAAAGAGGGGGATTTACTGGTTCTAAATGATACAAAGGTTATACCTGCAAGGCTTATAGGCAGAAAAGCTACAGGGGCAAAAATAGAGGTTTTGCTTTTAAGACCTTATACAGATAATGAGTGGGAAGTTTTAATCAAAAATATCAAAAGATTAAAGCCAGGGCAGGAAGTTATATTTGGGGAGGATTTTAAAGCTGTTCTACTGGAAAAATATCAGGAAGGAAAAGCCAGAGTAAAGCTAATCGGAAATAATATAAAAGGGCTTATAAACAAATACGGTCATATACCTTTGCCTCCTTATATAGAAAGGGAGGATGAGGAGAAAGATAAAGAAGCCTATCAAACAGTTTTTGCCAGAAAGGAAGGAGCTGTGGCATCTCCAACAGCCGGACTTCATTTTACAGAGGAGCTTTTGAAAAAACTTGAAGAAAAAGGAATAAAGAAAGCCTTTTGCACTCTCCATGTTGGACTGGGAACGTTTAGACCTATACAGACAGAAGATATAACAAAACATAAGATGCATGAGGAGTATTACCAAATTCCAGAAGAAACATTACAGGCTATAAGAGAAACAAAAGAAAGAGGCAAAAAAGTTATAGCAGTTGGAACAACAGTTGTTAGAACTCTGGAAACTTATGCCCAAACAGGCAAAAAGGAGGGCTTCAGTGATATATTCATATATCCTCCATATCAATTTAAAATGGTAGATGCTCTAATAACTAACTTTCATCTTCCTAAATCCACATTAATCCTTCTTGTATCTGCCTTTGCAGGCAAAGATTTTATTTTCAAAGCTTACAATGAAGCTATTAAGCAAAAATATCGCTTTTTTTCCTACGGAGATGCAATGCTAATACTCTGA
- a CDS encoding riboflavin synthase: MFTGLIEEIGKIQEIKPQISGIEIKVSAKKILEGSQIGDSIAINGVCLTITEMGDNYFKFDVSPETLNRSTFRYLKIGDYVNLERALRPSDRLGGHIVQGHVDTVGDIRNIIPRGEHTEFIFSFPSEYSNLIVEKGSIAIDGISLTINEISENSFSINIIPHTLQSTTLQYKKTGDKVNIEFDILGKYVNRILGKIRQSNLEKLLENF, translated from the coding sequence ATGTTTACTGGACTGATTGAGGAAATTGGTAAAATACAGGAAATAAAACCCCAAATCAGTGGTATAGAAATAAAAGTTTCTGCAAAAAAAATCCTTGAAGGTTCACAGATAGGAGATAGTATTGCAATAAATGGGGTTTGCTTAACGATAACAGAGATGGGAGATAATTATTTCAAATTTGATGTATCCCCAGAAACTCTGAACAGGTCAACATTTCGATATCTGAAAATAGGCGATTATGTAAATCTGGAAAGAGCTCTGAGACCTTCAGACAGACTTGGAGGGCATATAGTTCAGGGTCATGTAGATACTGTAGGGGATATCAGAAATATTATCCCCAGAGGAGAACATACAGAGTTTATTTTTTCATTTCCTTCTGAGTATTCAAATCTAATTGTGGAAAAAGGCTCAATAGCAATAGATGGTATCAGTCTTACAATAAATGAAATCAGCGAAAATAGTTTCTCTATAAACATAATTCCCCACACATTACAGAGCACAACTCTCCAGTATAAAAAAACAGGAGATAAGGTAAATATTGAGTTTGATATACTTGGAAAGTATGTAAACAGGATTTTAGGGAAAATTAGACAGAGTAATTTAGAAAAACTCTTAGAGAACTTCTAA
- a CDS encoding isoprenyl transferase → MENLYKIPEHVAIIMDGNGRWAKRRGLPRVFGHREGAKRVEKVIEFARDVGIKWLTVFAFSTENWGRPKEEVEAIMSLLVEYINKKVPELIKRDIRLRFMGRIHELPEMIRKSVEEGEEATKGCSSMNFVVALNYSGKSEIIDAVNKAIKSGKQNITEEDFRQFLYIPEMPEPDLLIRTSGEERISNFMLWQTAYTEFYFTETLWPDFDSEEFLKALYEYQSRERRFGKVLT, encoded by the coding sequence ATGGAAAATCTGTATAAAATCCCTGAACATGTTGCCATTATAATGGATGGAAATGGGAGATGGGCAAAAAGAAGGGGATTACCACGGGTTTTTGGACATAGGGAAGGTGCTAAACGGGTTGAGAAAGTTATAGAATTTGCCAGAGATGTTGGAATAAAATGGCTGACAGTCTTTGCATTTTCAACAGAAAACTGGGGCAGGCCTAAAGAAGAAGTAGAGGCTATAATGTCCCTGCTTGTTGAGTATATAAATAAAAAAGTTCCAGAACTAATAAAAAGGGATATAAGACTTCGCTTTATGGGGAGAATTCATGAACTTCCAGAAATGATTAGAAAATCTGTGGAGGAAGGAGAAGAAGCTACAAAAGGATGTAGTTCAATGAATTTTGTTGTTGCCCTGAACTACAGCGGGAAATCAGAAATAATTGATGCAGTAAACAAGGCTATTAAGAGCGGAAAACAAAATATAACAGAAGAGGATTTCAGGCAGTTTTTATATATCCCTGAAATGCCAGAACCGGATTTATTAATCAGAACAAGCGGAGAAGAAAGAATATCCAATTTTATGCTCTGGCAGACTGCATATACCGAGTTTTACTTTACAGAAACACTCTGGCCTGATTTTGACAGTGAAGAATTCCTAAAAGCACTTTACGAGTATCAAAGCAGAGAGAGAAGATTTGGAAAGGTTCTGACTTAA
- a CDS encoding OmpA family protein produces the protein MKKRKLVGAILLGGSLLFLGNSASAQEFSQYEKVALMNCCDGDLDKDGVDDYGDLCPGTPEGTPVDAYGCPKDSDKDGVPDYKDKCPNTPEGLKVDANGCAPDSDNDGVPDALDKCPNTPAGAKVDEKGCPVDSDNDGVTDDKDQCPNTPAGVKVDATGCALDSDHDGVADYKDKCPDTPAGVKVDANGCPLDSDGDGVIDVQDKCPDTPAGVKVDAAGCPLDSDHDGVADYMDKCPNTPAGAKVDANGCMMEVRLEIYFDTDKAVVKPAYYPEIEKVAEYLKENPDVKIEIQGHTDSIGSAKYNLRLSQKRAEAVKDILVKKYGISPDRIIAKGYGETMPIAPNDTPEGRAKNRRVIVKIIK, from the coding sequence ATGAAAAAAAGGAAGTTAGTAGGTGCTATTTTACTGGGGGGAAGTTTACTTTTTCTGGGAAATAGTGCCAGTGCCCAGGAGTTTTCCCAGTATGAAAAAGTTGCTCTTATGAACTGTTGTGATGGTGATTTAGACAAGGATGGAGTTGATGATTATGGAGACCTCTGTCCAGGAACACCTGAAGGAACACCTGTTGATGCTTATGGATGTCCAAAGGACAGTGATAAAGATGGGGTTCCAGATTATAAAGATAAATGTCCTAATACTCCAGAAGGTCTAAAAGTTGATGCAAATGGTTGTGCTCCTGACAGTGATAATGATGGTGTTCCAGACGCACTGGATAAATGTCCAAATACACCAGCAGGGGCTAAGGTAGATGAAAAAGGATGTCCTGTAGATAGCGACAACGATGGAGTGACTGATGATAAAGACCAATGTCCAAATACACCTGCCGGTGTTAAGGTTGACGCAACAGGATGTGCTTTAGACAGTGACCACGATGGTGTAGCTGATTATAAAGACAAATGTCCTGATACTCCTGCAGGAGTAAAAGTCGATGCAAATGGTTGTCCATTGGACAGTGATGGTGATGGTGTTATTGATGTACAGGATAAATGCCCGGATACACCAGCAGGTGTTAAAGTTGATGCTGCAGGATGTCCACTTGATAGCGACCATGATGGCGTTGCCGACTATATGGACAAATGTCCAAACACACCAGCAGGTGCCAAAGTAGATGCAAACGGTTGTATGATGGAAGTAAGGCTGGAAATATACTTTGATACAGACAAAGCTGTGGTAAAACCAGCTTATTATCCAGAGATTGAAAAGGTTGCAGAATATCTCAAAGAAAATCCAGATGTAAAAATCGAAATTCAGGGACACACAGACAGCATAGGCTCAGCCAAATACAATCTCAGATTATCACAGAAGAGAGCAGAAGCAGTCAAAGATATACTTGTCAAAAAATACGGTATTTCTCCAGACAGGATAATCGCAAAAGGATACGGAGAAACTATGCCAATAGCTCCAAATGATACTCCTGAAGGAAGAGCTAAAAACAGAAGGGTCATTGTTAAAATCATAAAATAA
- a CDS encoding ComEC/Rec2 family competence protein, producing MSKPVKLQDKYLKPVFIQCKVSSIPYASDKFSVFPCFTFNSDKEFLKNKKITVYLREENRQIFLFSQISFFGKVLIENNKIKAIAYKDFIQIRNNNFYLFAKLKNFLIDKYSLSSLNNRTYNLGLALIFGEKGYLSYKEKSRFINAGTSHLLAISGMHIGIILSLILFLFSFNRRLSYGIGIGLLSVYPFFTGLHIPVIRASIMGVLYLISKVKYLKVEPINILFFVGFLVLIFSPDAIYQPGFQLSFIAVLGIILYLELILKNFKNRYITWIYQSIMLSIIATMFTAPVVMYHFGQFSIATILATPVLILILFPYLFFSIINLLTFFSFTPLVKIMDLIGYLFLKTNDFFAELGLAQNGFAPSLWMVIIFLIFITGIRFVKIPAFIKALLLVFSFFIFVDLSYIKENSYRIFVFKKLKKPDWIVISPYGECFVSKKSRDIFSVANKNGCKKIYSYRFLKFAETTTDIKVLKNTIEINGKLIKLKNENYWVKVQLSDKW from the coding sequence TTGAGCAAACCTGTTAAACTACAGGATAAATATCTAAAACCTGTGTTTATCCAGTGTAAAGTCTCATCAATTCCCTATGCGTCCGATAAATTCAGTGTTTTTCCATGTTTTACCTTTAACAGTGATAAAGAATTTCTAAAAAATAAAAAAATCACTGTCTATCTAAGGGAAGAAAACAGGCAGATTTTTCTTTTTTCACAGATTAGCTTTTTTGGTAAAGTTCTGATTGAGAATAACAAAATCAAAGCTATTGCCTATAAAGATTTTATTCAAATTAGAAATAACAACTTTTATCTTTTTGCAAAACTAAAAAATTTTCTAATAGACAAATATAGCTTGTCTTCTTTGAACAACAGAACTTATAATCTGGGACTTGCTCTGATATTTGGAGAGAAGGGATATCTAAGCTACAAAGAAAAAAGTAGATTTATAAATGCAGGAACATCTCATTTACTTGCAATTTCAGGAATGCATATTGGGATTATTTTGTCTCTAATACTTTTTTTATTTTCATTTAATCGGCGATTATCCTATGGTATAGGAATTGGTCTGCTCTCGGTATATCCGTTTTTTACAGGTCTTCATATTCCAGTAATCAGAGCATCAATAATGGGTGTGCTTTATCTGATATCTAAGGTTAAATATCTTAAGGTGGAACCAATTAATATCTTATTTTTTGTTGGCTTTCTGGTTCTGATATTTTCCCCAGATGCCATATACCAGCCGGGTTTTCAGCTTTCTTTTATTGCTGTTTTAGGAATTATTCTCTATCTGGAATTGATACTAAAAAATTTTAAAAACAGATATATCACATGGATTTATCAGTCCATTATGCTTTCTATTATTGCTACAATGTTTACTGCTCCTGTGGTTATGTATCATTTCGGTCAATTTTCTATTGCAACAATTCTGGCAACACCTGTGCTGATACTAATCTTGTTTCCATACTTGTTTTTCTCAATTATTAATCTTTTAACCTTTTTTAGTTTTACTCCCCTTGTAAAAATAATGGATTTAATTGGGTATTTATTTCTAAAAACTAATGATTTCTTTGCAGAACTGGGACTTGCACAAAATGGCTTTGCTCCATCTTTGTGGATGGTAATTATTTTTCTTATTTTTATAACAGGAATAAGATTTGTGAAAATTCCAGCTTTTATTAAAGCCTTATTATTGGTTTTTTCGTTTTTCATATTCGTAGACCTAAGCTATATAAAAGAAAACTCCTACAGAATTTTTGTTTTTAAAAAACTAAAAAAGCCTGACTGGATAGTTATTTCGCCCTATGGTGAATGTTTCGTAAGTAAAAAATCCCGAGATATTTTTTCAGTAGCCAATAAAAATGGTTGCAAAAAGATATATTCTTACAGATTTTTAAAATTTGCTGAAACTACCACAGATATAAAAGTGCTTAAAAACACAATAGAGATAAATGGTAAATTAATAAAGCTGAAGAATGAGAATTACTGGGTCAAAGTTCAGCTTAGTGATAAGTGGTGA